One Marinifilum sp. JC120 genomic window carries:
- a CDS encoding methionine adenosyltransferase, which produces MISSKGKYFFTSESVTEGHPDKVADQISDAILDAILTQDKDARVACETLVTTGMAFIAGEISTTGYADFQAIVRDTIREIGYVHSDMGFDADTCAVISSIDKQSVDIAQGVDRNTPESQGAGDQGMMFGFACKETETLMPAPIHYAHQLSRKLTEVRKNATLDYLRPDGKTEVAFEYLDGKPIRIADVVIAAQHDDGIEQEQIYEDIKREVVLATLPKEMIDDATKIYINTTGRFVIGGPMGDCGLTGRKIINDTYGGMGNHGGGAFSGKDPSKVDRSGAYMARYIAKNIVAAGLAERAEVQVAYAIGVAEPVSVLATSHGTGEVSDETLTAAVKEVFDLRPWYISERLDLRRPIYKPSACYGHFGRNNPNFTWEKTDAVDDLRTACKI; this is translated from the coding sequence ATGATCAGCAGCAAAGGCAAGTACTTTTTTACCTCTGAATCAGTAACTGAAGGTCACCCCGACAAAGTGGCTGACCAGATTTCTGACGCCATTCTTGACGCCATTCTTACCCAAGATAAAGATGCCCGTGTAGCATGTGAAACACTGGTAACTACCGGTATGGCATTCATCGCTGGTGAAATCTCCACCACCGGTTATGCAGACTTTCAGGCAATCGTTCGCGACACCATCCGCGAAATCGGCTACGTACATTCCGATATGGGTTTTGACGCTGATACTTGTGCTGTTATTTCTTCCATCGACAAACAGTCTGTAGACATCGCACAGGGTGTTGACCGCAATACCCCTGAAAGTCAGGGTGCTGGCGACCAGGGTATGATGTTCGGTTTCGCATGCAAAGAAACTGAAACCCTCATGCCTGCTCCCATTCACTATGCACACCAGCTGTCCCGCAAACTGACTGAAGTTCGTAAAAATGCGACTCTCGATTACCTCCGTCCTGACGGAAAAACCGAAGTTGCTTTCGAATACCTCGATGGTAAGCCCATCCGCATCGCCGACGTTGTTATCGCTGCCCAGCACGATGACGGCATTGAGCAGGAACAGATTTACGAAGACATCAAACGTGAAGTTGTTCTGGCTACCCTGCCTAAAGAAATGATTGACGATGCTACCAAAATCTACATCAACACCACTGGTCGTTTCGTAATCGGCGGCCCCATGGGTGACTGCGGCCTGACTGGTCGTAAGATCATCAACGATACCTACGGCGGTATGGGTAACCACGGCGGTGGTGCTTTCTCCGGTAAGGACCCGTCCAAAGTTGACCGCTCCGGCGCATACATGGCCCGTTACATCGCCAAGAACATCGTAGCTGCCGGTCTTGCCGAACGCGCAGAAGTTCAGGTTGCATACGCAATCGGTGTTGCAGAGCCCGTATCCGTTCTGGCTACCTCCCACGGTACCGGCGAAGTATCCGATGAAACCCTGACCGCAGCGGTCAAGGAAGTATTCGACCTGCGCCCCTGGTACATCTCCGAGCGTCTCGACCTTCGTCGTCCCATCTACAAGCCTTCCGCTTGTTACGGTCACTTCGGTCGCAACAACCCCAACTTCACTTGGGAAAAGACCGACGCTGTAGACGATCTCAGAACTGCCTGCAAAATCTAA
- a CDS encoding chemotaxis protein CheW yields MNPTLIEKHSKQLLQAMPATSSCMSRLTRLDRQWTMATMTGKINCSRIAQTLIDFIIKTQENFSGLKQNLIEILIKENTHKVVQEISAVAQVVIDILKRNLFERTADVGFLATDDDLVRFLSNPEKTHHDVSRIEDRLREYRDKYTVYNEIIILDTKGRVCAHLDQKNNITTSKDPLIYETFEAKDYVETYRASDLAPDAGDVLIYSQTIKSPETGANLGVLCLIFDFAGEMDGIFNHLSTFSKDTILIVLDKQGRAITSSDIDSVPTGRKLNMNLENDFQIININGTPYLSKTVKTKGYQGFFGLTWYGHVLKKLDTAFSDDSDNSFDAAAIRTKAHFSGRLTHVEESSENVLSDLELVVQNGEIMAAKKCISPSPVEQMEGRALPHILNEIKKIGDQVQSVFQHSTDELLQLVTASRLHDTQFLAQLAIDIMDRNLYERANDCRWWALTSDFKSILEKQSIDEEDRDQMRKILGYINSLYTVYTNLFIYDRSGKILACSNPGEYDKEDRILNTGYVGQTIRITETQLYCVSDFFKTDLYATDGQNRYTYIYNASITAHEDSSHVLGGIGIVFDSEPEFEAMLSDVLPQDGQGRIINGAEGMFVEPSGKLISSTNPKRKTGETINLDLDFTQLDEGESTVKLVEENGSLYAIGCAHSAGYREYKRDGSYKNDVLCVVRVLI; encoded by the coding sequence ATGAACCCTACTCTGATCGAAAAACACTCAAAACAGCTATTACAGGCAATGCCTGCTACTTCCAGTTGTATGTCAAGACTGACCCGGCTGGACAGACAGTGGACAATGGCTACCATGACCGGAAAAATCAATTGCAGCCGGATTGCGCAGACACTCATTGATTTTATTATCAAAACTCAAGAGAACTTTTCCGGTCTCAAACAGAACCTGATTGAAATCCTGATCAAGGAAAACACTCATAAAGTAGTGCAGGAAATTTCTGCGGTCGCACAGGTCGTCATCGATATTCTTAAACGAAACCTCTTCGAAAGAACTGCTGATGTAGGCTTCCTCGCCACCGACGATGACCTTGTCCGCTTTTTATCCAACCCTGAAAAGACGCACCATGATGTCTCCCGAATTGAAGACAGACTTCGCGAGTACAGGGACAAATACACAGTTTACAACGAGATTATCATTCTGGATACAAAAGGCCGGGTCTGCGCTCATCTTGATCAGAAAAACAACATCACAACTTCGAAAGATCCGCTCATTTATGAAACCTTTGAAGCCAAAGATTATGTCGAAACTTACAGGGCCAGTGACTTGGCCCCGGACGCAGGCGATGTCCTTATATATTCTCAGACCATCAAATCCCCGGAAACAGGAGCAAACCTTGGCGTCCTATGCCTGATATTTGATTTTGCAGGTGAAATGGATGGAATTTTCAACCACCTGAGTACATTTTCTAAAGACACAATCCTCATTGTGCTGGATAAACAGGGCCGTGCAATTACTTCCAGCGACATTGACTCTGTGCCGACAGGCAGAAAGCTCAACATGAATTTGGAAAATGACTTTCAGATCATCAATATTAATGGAACCCCATACCTTTCCAAAACAGTCAAGACCAAAGGATATCAGGGCTTTTTCGGTTTGACATGGTATGGTCATGTTTTAAAGAAGCTGGACACAGCCTTCAGCGACGACAGTGATAATTCATTTGATGCAGCAGCCATTCGAACTAAAGCACACTTCTCAGGACGACTGACCCATGTAGAAGAGTCATCAGAAAATGTGCTTTCAGACCTTGAGCTGGTGGTTCAGAACGGCGAAATAATGGCTGCAAAAAAATGCATTTCCCCCAGTCCGGTTGAGCAAATGGAAGGTAGAGCTTTGCCCCACATCCTCAATGAAATAAAAAAAATTGGAGATCAGGTCCAGAGCGTTTTTCAGCATTCCACCGATGAACTCCTTCAGCTTGTAACTGCATCAAGACTTCATGACACCCAGTTTCTTGCTCAACTCGCCATCGATATAATGGACCGCAACCTCTACGAACGGGCCAATGACTGCCGCTGGTGGGCACTGACGTCTGACTTCAAAAGTATTCTCGAAAAGCAGAGTATCGACGAAGAAGACCGTGACCAGATGCGGAAAATTCTTGGTTATATCAACAGCCTTTACACGGTCTACACCAATCTGTTCATCTACGACAGATCAGGAAAAATATTAGCCTGCTCCAATCCCGGTGAGTACGACAAGGAAGACCGGATACTGAACACCGGATATGTGGGCCAAACGATCAGAATTACAGAAACGCAGCTCTACTGCGTTTCTGACTTCTTCAAGACGGATCTTTACGCCACGGACGGACAGAACCGATACACGTACATATATAATGCATCCATCACCGCACACGAGGATTCATCCCACGTACTGGGCGGCATCGGCATTGTTTTTGATTCGGAACCGGAATTTGAGGCCATGCTAAGCGACGTACTACCCCAAGACGGACAGGGAAGAATTATTAATGGCGCAGAAGGTATGTTCGTAGAACCAAGCGGCAAACTTATTTCTTCCACCAACCCAAAACGCAAAACAGGAGAAACCATAAATCTCGATCTCGATTTCACCCAGCTTGACGAAGGAGAATCCACCGTAAAACTGGTAGAAGAAAACGGATCACTCTACGCAATAGGCTGCGCCCATTCCGCCGGGTATCGTGAATACAAGCGGGACGGCAGTTATAAAAACGATGTGCTTTGTGTGGTGCGGGTGCTGATTTAA
- a CDS encoding diguanylate cyclase produces MRVMSLLMNKDNLFTAGISLSPQDLILYEHTLKDLIQEFLPFESYSLYFPKPAKGQFRAKLEARYNAEEAQLMLPLRLRGRDLCYFIARGVQLEAPEALPPYLEALAACSLEKILLYKGSITDRLTGMATRDYFMSKLNKELDLIQNCMMPTTGGCKDPGIPTFSGSVGVVVLDMDYFQRINDRYGYGLGDNIIADLSARINEVVVESVICARIFDDKFAFLIPDGRPKACAKLAEELRVLVENFPVEDPVTGDVIKVSVSAGYANYPQSLSGPHFKRSADEQARILMRKAAKAVATAKDFGRNCVFAYSDILQKGAKVLEVLPLQRLALSIGQSVDAREGARFLVWSPDYQAGTQARLTEDERISGTYPTMYKAEVVIIEVQEEIAFAEILHLSDPAWPVTAGDRLTLLNEKDSFFDAQAGPEANASPQRDMVTGLYRYKEFIGRYSRMRQNLDKFSVAVLRLAANPAEQGGNFQKLTDAQVQKVASRAETFFDESCMGGRYSLNSLIYFFPDGESDAVMENVLRLVRECSDDFEIELSAGVASFPFLNYRRSEILDNCRKGLDHSLMLEKPMVAQFDSVSLNISADRFYVDGDIYGAIEEFRLALLADSDNILARNSLGICYAQVGKPEQARKQFEDVLDITPKNIMALYNLGWTCQMLGSMDKAREAYEMCLELEPENVFSLVRLGVLSEQDKGLDEAEQYYLKAAKLKGGDALTMRHLARISYVRKDMDKAREYLHQALNANHNDAAAMNMLARIYLESGEDPQVAEVLARQSAALKPAKDQFWETLAKALEVQEKFDEAEQVRSRF; encoded by the coding sequence ATGCGGGTTATGTCCCTGCTTATGAACAAGGACAACCTCTTTACCGCCGGAATCAGTCTTTCCCCGCAGGATTTGATCCTCTACGAGCATACTCTCAAGGACCTCATTCAGGAATTCCTGCCCTTCGAATCTTACAGCCTCTATTTTCCCAAGCCCGCAAAAGGGCAGTTTCGGGCCAAACTTGAAGCCCGTTACAATGCCGAGGAAGCCCAGCTTATGCTTCCCTTGCGTTTGCGCGGGCGTGATCTCTGCTATTTTATTGCCAGAGGTGTGCAGCTGGAAGCCCCGGAAGCTTTACCTCCTTACCTTGAGGCCTTGGCTGCCTGCTCGCTGGAAAAGATTTTACTTTATAAAGGTTCCATTACTGACAGACTGACCGGCATGGCTACCCGCGACTATTTCATGTCCAAGTTGAATAAAGAATTGGACCTGATCCAGAACTGCATGATGCCTACTACCGGAGGGTGCAAGGACCCCGGTATCCCCACTTTTAGCGGTTCTGTGGGCGTGGTTGTCCTCGATATGGACTATTTCCAGCGCATCAATGACCGCTACGGTTACGGGCTGGGCGATAACATCATTGCCGACCTTTCCGCGCGTATTAATGAAGTGGTGGTCGAGTCTGTAATCTGCGCCCGAATCTTTGATGATAAGTTTGCCTTTCTGATCCCGGACGGACGGCCTAAAGCCTGCGCTAAGCTGGCTGAAGAGTTGCGGGTATTGGTGGAGAATTTCCCGGTTGAAGATCCGGTTACCGGAGATGTGATTAAAGTCAGCGTCAGTGCCGGATACGCCAACTATCCGCAATCCCTTTCCGGTCCCCATTTCAAGCGTTCCGCAGATGAGCAGGCCCGCATCCTTATGCGTAAGGCCGCTAAGGCAGTGGCAACGGCTAAAGATTTCGGGCGTAACTGCGTTTTTGCTTATTCCGACATCCTTCAAAAGGGTGCTAAGGTTTTGGAAGTGCTGCCTTTGCAGCGTCTGGCCCTGTCTATCGGGCAGAGCGTTGATGCTCGCGAGGGTGCGCGTTTTCTGGTCTGGTCCCCGGACTATCAAGCTGGCACGCAGGCCCGGCTTACCGAGGATGAACGTATTTCCGGTACCTATCCTACCATGTACAAGGCTGAGGTGGTCATCATTGAGGTGCAGGAGGAAATTGCCTTTGCTGAAATTCTGCACTTAAGCGATCCGGCATGGCCCGTAACTGCGGGTGACAGGCTGACCCTGCTTAATGAAAAGGATAGCTTTTTTGATGCGCAGGCCGGACCGGAAGCCAATGCTTCCCCGCAGCGGGATATGGTTACCGGGCTGTACCGTTACAAAGAGTTTATCGGACGCTACAGCCGTATGCGCCAGAATCTGGATAAATTTTCTGTAGCTGTGCTGCGTCTTGCCGCTAATCCGGCGGAGCAGGGCGGTAATTTTCAGAAGCTTACCGATGCACAGGTCCAGAAGGTGGCTTCAAGGGCGGAGACATTTTTTGATGAATCCTGCATGGGCGGGCGTTATAGTCTGAACAGCCTGATCTATTTTTTCCCGGATGGTGAATCCGATGCAGTAATGGAAAATGTTCTGCGGCTGGTGCGTGAGTGTTCGGACGATTTTGAAATAGAGCTTTCTGCCGGGGTGGCATCCTTCCCCTTCCTTAATTATCGGCGCAGTGAAATTCTTGATAACTGCCGGAAGGGTCTGGATCATTCACTTATGTTGGAAAAGCCCATGGTAGCCCAGTTTGATTCGGTTTCGCTGAACATTTCAGCTGACCGTTTTTACGTGGATGGTGATATCTACGGTGCAATCGAAGAATTCCGTCTCGCTTTGCTGGCCGATTCCGATAACATCCTTGCCCGTAATTCACTTGGTATCTGTTATGCGCAGGTCGGCAAACCCGAGCAGGCCCGTAAGCAGTTTGAGGATGTTCTCGATATTACTCCCAAGAATATTATGGCCTTATACAACCTTGGTTGGACCTGTCAGATGTTGGGCAGTATGGATAAGGCCCGCGAAGCCTATGAAATGTGTCTTGAACTGGAGCCGGAAAACGTCTTTTCCCTCGTGCGTCTCGGAGTGCTTTCCGAGCAGGACAAGGGGCTGGACGAGGCCGAACAGTATTACCTCAAGGCCGCTAAACTCAAGGGCGGGGATGCCTTGACCATGCGTCATTTGGCTCGCATTTCTTATGTCCGCAAGGATATGGACAAGGCCCGTGAATATTTGCATCAGGCTCTGAATGCCAACCACAACGATGCCGCAGCCATGAATATGCTGGCCAGAATTTATCTTGAAAGCGGAGAAGATCCGCAGGTTGCAGAGGTTTTGGCCCGTCAGAGTGCTGCACTCAAGCCTGCCAAAGATCAGTTTTGGGAAACATTGGCCAAGGCTCTTGAAGTGCAGGAAAAATTTGATGAAGCTGAACAGGTTCGTTCAAGATTTTAG
- a CDS encoding glycosyltransferase — MRIIHLLSQIPDATGSGKYVQEMIRQSLNCGFTPYLVCGVPASFDLKDTPLAGIIAPEHCFFVRFEDRDLEFKVVGMSDVMPYPSTVCSHLDAEDVSAYLAAFERVVGQAVERFSPDLIHSNHLWMATAAARRAAPHIPLVATCHGTCLRQHNLCPELGRSLLDDLSGIDRVIALFGRQKQEISTLLDLPEERVATISGGFNSECFYADFCKPDQDTVHILYAGKLNRAKGVPWMLRCLAGLDINNFHLHLVGGGSGPEMQECLELASELDDRVTVHGILSHQELGDLMRRAHIFVLPSFFEGLPLVLLEALACGCMIVATDLPGVNELLSSYPADVVRTVHLLPLQTIDTPRSEDEPELDKRLTVVLRDAICDIQSGVRPNSEDIEQLTAAYAWGNIFERIMSVYAEAIESRADEAVRGK; from the coding sequence ATGAGAATTATTCACCTTTTGAGCCAGATTCCCGATGCTACCGGGAGTGGCAAATATGTACAGGAAATGATCCGGCAGAGTCTTAATTGCGGTTTTACTCCTTATCTTGTTTGCGGAGTCCCCGCTTCGTTTGATCTGAAAGATACGCCGCTTGCCGGGATAATTGCGCCCGAGCATTGTTTTTTTGTACGTTTTGAAGATCGGGATCTTGAATTTAAAGTAGTGGGGATGAGTGATGTCATGCCTTATCCCAGCACGGTCTGCTCTCATCTGGATGCAGAGGATGTCTCGGCTTACCTTGCGGCTTTTGAGAGGGTGGTCGGGCAGGCTGTTGAACGGTTTTCCCCGGACTTGATCCATTCCAATCATCTTTGGATGGCTACTGCCGCAGCCAGAAGGGCGGCCCCCCATATTCCGCTGGTCGCTACGTGTCACGGTACATGTTTACGGCAGCATAATTTGTGCCCGGAGTTGGGTCGGTCGCTGCTGGATGATCTGTCGGGAATTGACAGAGTAATTGCCCTGTTCGGACGGCAGAAGCAGGAAATTTCAACCCTGCTGGACTTGCCCGAAGAGCGAGTGGCGACAATCAGTGGCGGGTTTAATAGCGAATGTTTTTATGCAGATTTTTGCAAGCCTGATCAGGACACAGTGCATATCCTGTATGCGGGTAAACTCAATCGGGCCAAGGGCGTTCCTTGGATGCTCCGGTGTCTGGCGGGACTTGATATAAATAATTTTCATCTGCATCTGGTGGGCGGGGGCAGTGGGCCGGAAATGCAGGAATGTCTGGAACTGGCCTCTGAACTTGATGATCGGGTCACAGTACATGGTATCCTTTCGCATCAGGAACTGGGAGATTTGATGCGACGTGCGCATATCTTTGTACTGCCTTCGTTTTTCGAGGGACTTCCTCTTGTTTTGCTGGAAGCGTTGGCTTGCGGTTGTATGATCGTAGCCACTGATTTGCCCGGTGTAAATGAATTGCTTTCCAGTTACCCTGCCGATGTTGTGCGCACCGTTCATCTGCTTCCATTGCAGACTATAGATACTCCCCGGTCTGAAGATGAGCCTGAACTGGACAAACGGTTAACAGTGGTGCTTAGGGATGCTATTTGTGACATACAATCCGGCGTTAGACCGAATTCTGAGGACATTGAACAGCTGACTGCTGCTTATGCTTGGGGCAATATTTTTGAACGAATAATGTCGGTGTATGCGGAGGCAATTGAGTCACGTGCGGATGAAGCCGTCAGGGGAAAATAA
- a CDS encoding lytic transglycosylase encodes MSRFIVALYLILSGAIVFRMIIPFDAEREFSPSQRREVQQRIKVADRERVPVPPLFGQVAEEFSLHPEILNAIADHESGYNPWALNIEGRSVYPKSREEALAIIEKYRGKSYDVGLMQVNSFWIRKFELSPAEALEPEENLRLGAWILRYCLDRYGYNWRAIGAYHTGSPKNLPGRSRAYAVKVMKKYNALMEQSARAGK; translated from the coding sequence ATGTCCAGATTCATTGTTGCCTTGTATCTCATTCTCAGCGGAGCTATCGTATTCCGTATGATCATTCCTTTTGATGCGGAGCGTGAGTTCTCACCTTCGCAGCGGCGTGAGGTTCAGCAGCGCATAAAGGTTGCGGACCGTGAACGGGTTCCAGTGCCTCCGCTGTTCGGGCAGGTTGCTGAAGAGTTTTCTCTGCACCCGGAAATTTTGAATGCCATTGCGGATCATGAGAGCGGTTACAATCCATGGGCTTTGAATATTGAGGGACGCAGCGTGTACCCTAAATCCCGTGAAGAAGCTCTTGCCATCATTGAGAAATATAGGGGTAAGAGTTATGATGTGGGGCTGATGCAGGTAAATTCTTTCTGGATCAGGAAATTTGAGCTTAGTCCTGCGGAGGCCCTTGAACCGGAAGAAAATTTGCGGCTGGGGGCATGGATACTGCGTTATTGCCTTGATCGCTATGGTTACAACTGGCGGGCAATCGGTGCCTATCATACTGGTTCGCCCAAGAATCTTCCGGGACGGTCACGGGCTTATGCAGTTAAGGTGATGAAGAAATACAATGCGCTGATGGAACAATCCGCAAGGGCCGGGAAGTAA
- a CDS encoding pantoate--beta-alanine ligase, with translation METISNPQELQNLCLMLRAEGKKIGLVPTMGYFHEGHLSLMDAARKQCDVLIVSLFVNPTQFGENEDLDAYPHDLERDSKLAEERGVDILFTPVRDDMYFDDHSTWVEVPNLATNLCGQSRPAHFRGVATVVTKLFMAAQPHVAVFGQKDWQQLAIIKRMVRDLNIPVDVQGHEIVREESGLALSSRNVYLTDEEKLTAPNIQKGLQKMRDWVAAGESDVAKLKSDLTEFYTKTIPSGQIDYIEIVHPDNINILKKVDESALCAVAVQVGKARLIDNLLIKV, from the coding sequence ATGGAAACAATCAGCAATCCACAAGAACTTCAGAATCTTTGCCTTATGCTTCGTGCTGAAGGTAAAAAAATAGGCCTCGTGCCGACCATGGGCTACTTTCATGAAGGGCATCTCAGCCTCATGGACGCCGCCCGCAAGCAATGCGATGTGCTCATCGTCAGCTTATTCGTGAACCCCACCCAGTTCGGGGAGAACGAAGACCTCGATGCCTATCCCCATGATCTGGAACGAGACTCCAAGCTTGCCGAAGAACGCGGCGTGGATATACTTTTTACCCCAGTGCGCGATGACATGTATTTTGACGACCACTCAACTTGGGTGGAGGTGCCTAATCTGGCAACAAACCTGTGCGGCCAATCACGTCCGGCCCATTTCCGGGGCGTAGCCACTGTGGTTACCAAGCTTTTCATGGCCGCCCAGCCTCACGTGGCAGTGTTCGGACAAAAAGATTGGCAGCAACTGGCAATCATTAAAAGAATGGTCCGCGACCTGAATATCCCCGTGGATGTACAAGGCCATGAAATCGTGCGTGAGGAATCCGGGTTGGCCCTGAGTTCCCGCAACGTATACCTGACTGATGAAGAAAAGCTTACGGCCCCCAACATCCAAAAAGGATTGCAAAAAATGAGGGACTGGGTTGCAGCCGGAGAATCAGATGTGGCAAAATTAAAATCGGACCTTACTGAATTCTATACTAAAACAATTCCATCCGGCCAGATTGACTATATCGAAATTGTACACCCGGATAACATCAATATTCTTAAAAAAGTAGACGAATCTGCACTTTGTGCGGTGGCAGTGCAAGTTGGTAAGGCAAGATTGATAGACAATTTACTCATAAAAGTGTAA
- a CDS encoding protease PrsW — protein MSQQLLLILSFVSGFSYIHFLQSYDVHEKEPFGRMALITIVGGVISFCLAVFLYIFLESFGINEIESGFGALAVIGPVEEFSKLVAMLLCLIFIRKRMNEPTDGMIYMACVALGFSLIENYFYIAESNQPYVTMGIRLLLSTPMHISFSLFMGMAVYSLIKNRQGWGLLAIAFLYAVLTHGLYDLIIFEDLSSVVFFFLIYMSHAWSFSLAGYCAAVSPHRITFKDFVEGYENPVEEEGLECVNCGDKSNKLTYVADGIRVQKCPSCEFYLTGKKSLFNIFRRFGSTFRKLHKYYWPAENSKAAFSVLYDANYVSDEKKIAYFDLEKLNDVLEKFTFDRIEAAPRIVRAALRPPEFSFHAMEKSVARRWKDVQDFNVFPHGDSEAFGFDVDEVDERLDTDKFDDRIMLGDTPFSDEPLKREPQPREKLSWKDSFFRFLIYPLEGGNTPKVVHSPKERGPLICWGGLFMPEFWFLWNEIWGASFLVWLAEVLIIYSATRWLGFMDSLQVALITVRFAGALLGHHIYYYRNGRWCGRSS, from the coding sequence ATGTCCCAACAACTTCTCTTGATTTTGTCTTTTGTTTCCGGTTTTTCCTACATTCATTTCCTGCAATCATATGACGTTCATGAGAAAGAGCCTTTCGGCAGAATGGCCTTGATTACTATTGTGGGCGGAGTCATTTCTTTTTGTCTTGCGGTTTTTTTATACATTTTTTTGGAATCGTTTGGGATAAATGAGATCGAAAGCGGATTTGGCGCGCTGGCGGTGATTGGTCCTGTGGAGGAATTTTCAAAACTTGTGGCAATGCTGCTGTGTTTGATTTTTATTCGTAAGAGAATGAACGAACCCACAGATGGTATGATTTATATGGCCTGTGTTGCGCTAGGTTTTTCATTGATCGAAAACTATTTTTATATTGCCGAAAGCAATCAGCCATATGTCACAATGGGCATAAGATTGCTGCTTTCAACTCCCATGCATATCAGTTTCAGTTTGTTTATGGGGATGGCTGTTTATTCGCTCATCAAAAACAGGCAAGGCTGGGGATTGCTGGCTATTGCCTTTTTATACGCAGTGTTGACTCATGGGCTCTATGACTTGATTATTTTTGAAGATTTAAGTTCTGTTGTGTTCTTCTTCCTGATTTATATGAGTCATGCATGGTCGTTTTCACTTGCAGGTTATTGTGCTGCTGTTTCCCCACACAGGATTACTTTTAAAGATTTTGTTGAGGGATATGAGAACCCTGTTGAAGAGGAGGGGTTGGAGTGCGTGAATTGCGGTGATAAAAGCAATAAACTTACCTATGTAGCAGATGGTATTCGTGTGCAGAAATGTCCTTCTTGTGAGTTTTATCTTACCGGAAAGAAGTCTCTTTTTAATATTTTTCGCAGATTCGGCTCAACTTTCCGAAAACTCCATAAGTATTACTGGCCTGCGGAAAACAGCAAGGCTGCTTTTTCAGTTCTTTATGATGCCAACTATGTTTCTGATGAAAAAAAAATTGCTTATTTCGATCTTGAAAAGCTGAATGATGTATTGGAGAAATTTACATTTGATAGAATTGAAGCTGCCCCAAGAATTGTCAGAGCTGCATTAAGACCGCCGGAATTTTCTTTTCATGCAATGGAGAAATCCGTTGCCAGAAGATGGAAGGATGTACAGGATTTCAATGTTTTTCCTCACGGGGACAGCGAGGCCTTTGGTTTTGATGTTGATGAAGTAGATGAAAGGCTCGATACTGATAAGTTCGATGACCGGATTATGCTCGGTGATACTCCGTTCAGCGATGAACCGCTAAAACGTGAACCACAGCCTCGGGAGAAACTTAGCTGGAAAGATTCGTTCTTCCGCTTTCTGATTTATCCCCTTGAAGGAGGCAATACGCCAAAAGTCGTCCATTCCCCGAAAGAGCGGGGGCCGCTGATCTGCTGGGGTGGGTTGTTCATGCCCGAATTCTGGTTTCTGTGGAACGAGATATGGGGTGCCTCATTTCTTGTCTGGTTAGCGGAGGTTCTCATTATCTACTCTGCTACCCGATGGCTGGGGTTTATGGATTCATTGCAGGTGGCACTTATTACCGTCAGGTTTGCCGGGGCATTGTTGGGTCATCATATTTATTATTACCGTAACGGGCGGTGGTGCGGACGTTCGTCTTAA
- a CDS encoding chemotaxis protein CheW — translation MPNNEYVIFEVDSCKFALPSVAVDRVERAVMLTPVPDAPAPVLGVVNRGGEIVPVLGLRGRIGAEERGIILSDRLVFSTANGRPMALLTDRIGDVVEIDNDAARDADEIWPGISLLKSFAGLGADIVLVQDMGELLDPDQDRNLLAAIAAMNEEKDSAADE, via the coding sequence ATGCCGAATAATGAATACGTTATTTTTGAGGTTGATTCCTGCAAGTTCGCCCTGCCTTCTGTCGCTGTGGACCGGGTTGAACGTGCGGTTATGCTTACTCCGGTGCCTGATGCGCCTGCTCCGGTTCTGGGAGTTGTCAACCGCGGAGGAGAAATTGTCCCGGTGCTTGGTTTGCGAGGTAGGATAGGCGCAGAGGAGCGCGGCATCATCCTCAGTGACAGACTTGTTTTCAGCACAGCCAACGGACGGCCCATGGCCCTGCTCACGGACCGCATCGGCGATGTCGTTGAAATTGATAACGATGCAGCGCGTGATGCAGATGAAATCTGGCCCGGAATTTCTCTTTTGAAGTCATTTGCAGGGCTTGGTGCTGATATAGTGCTGGTGCAGGATATGGGAGAATTGCTTGATCCCGATCAAGATCGGAATTTGCTTGCTGCTATCGCTGCCATGAATGAAGAGAAGGATTCCGCAGCTGATGAGTAA